The following are encoded in a window of Sulfurimonas sp. C5 genomic DNA:
- a CDS encoding NUDIX domain-containing protein, with product MISTEYFKIVVEFSPLISIDLVTMYNGKVLLGKRVNKPAKDFYFTTGGIVRKNETFENAKKRIAKGELGIEISQELAFIGVFEHFYDDGIFEGVSTHYVNHGYLLDLNEKLENIPKEQHSSYKWFDIDELLQSNEVHQYVKDYFKQLNIGEDR from the coding sequence TTGATTTCGACAGAGTATTTTAAAATAGTAGTAGAGTTTTCACCTCTTATTTCAATAGATTTAGTAACTATGTATAATGGAAAAGTTTTACTTGGAAAAAGAGTTAATAAGCCAGCGAAAGATTTTTACTTTACGACAGGTGGAATAGTTCGTAAGAATGAGACATTTGAAAATGCGAAAAAAAGAATTGCAAAAGGTGAGCTAGGAATTGAGATAAGTCAAGAACTAGCCTTTATAGGTGTGTTTGAGCATTTTTATGATGATGGTATTTTTGAAGGTGTTTCAACGCATTATGTCAACCATGGGTATTTATTAGATCTGAATGAAAAATTGGAGAATATTCCAAAAGAACAACACAGCAGTTATAAATGGTTTGATATAGACGAACTACTTCAAAGCAATGAAGTGCACCAATATGTAAAAGATTATTTTAAACAATTAAATATAGGAGAAGACAGATAA
- a CDS encoding mannose-1-phosphate guanylyltransferase/mannose-6-phosphate isomerase, with product MTNIILCGGNGTRLWPISRTLMPKQFVKLFDDKSLFQLTVARNSKVCQSQFIVSNAEQYFLAIDQLEELQQSDNRYLLESVGRNTAPAIALACMEFDEDEIVLVTPSDHLIKDETEYKKAIVRAQKLANENFLVTFGIKPIFAETGFGYIEAEQEDVKAFHEKPNFDTATKYLKAGNYYWNSGMFMFKVGVFLEELKKYSPEIYKASYNAFTSASKENNLIRIKHENMLAIPEESIDYALMEKSTKVKVVPADFNWSDLGSFDSLYDELQHDEDGNTINTNYISIDSKNNLIYGNERKIATVDIENTIVVDTGDALLISKKGSSQKVKKVVEKLKESKSELHNIHLTGHRPWGTYTVLEDSPGYKIKRIEVKPGKRLSLQKHFYRNEHWIVVSGTATVEVEDRTFLVRPNESTYIKAGELHRLTNKGKSPLILIEAQVGEYTGEDDIVRVDDDYKRDLY from the coding sequence ATGACTAATATAATTCTTTGCGGAGGAAATGGTACAAGATTGTGGCCAATAAGTCGTACACTTATGCCAAAGCAGTTTGTTAAGCTTTTTGATGATAAGTCTTTGTTTCAATTGACAGTTGCAAGAAATTCTAAAGTGTGTCAGTCACAGTTTATTGTCTCCAATGCGGAACAGTATTTTTTGGCAATTGATCAACTTGAAGAGCTACAACAATCTGACAATAGATATTTACTAGAGTCAGTAGGTCGAAATACAGCTCCAGCTATAGCATTGGCCTGTATGGAATTTGATGAAGATGAGATCGTACTTGTAACTCCTTCTGACCATTTAATTAAAGATGAAACAGAATACAAAAAAGCTATTGTCAGAGCGCAAAAATTGGCAAATGAAAATTTTTTGGTTACATTTGGGATAAAGCCAATATTCGCTGAGACAGGATTTGGTTATATAGAAGCAGAACAGGAAGACGTAAAAGCTTTTCATGAAAAGCCAAATTTTGATACAGCTACAAAGTATTTAAAAGCAGGAAATTATTACTGGAATAGTGGAATGTTTATGTTTAAAGTTGGAGTGTTTTTAGAAGAGTTAAAAAAATATTCTCCAGAAATATATAAAGCTTCATACAATGCCTTTACAAGTGCTTCAAAAGAAAATAATCTTATTCGAATTAAACATGAAAATATGCTAGCAATTCCGGAAGAGAGTATAGATTATGCTCTAATGGAAAAATCAACCAAAGTAAAAGTTGTTCCTGCGGATTTTAATTGGAGTGATTTAGGAAGCTTTGATTCATTATATGATGAACTACAACATGATGAAGATGGTAATACAATAAACACTAATTATATTTCAATTGATTCTAAAAACAATCTTATTTATGGCAATGAAAGAAAGATAGCTACAGTAGACATTGAAAATACTATTGTAGTAGATACTGGAGATGCACTTTTAATCTCTAAAAAAGGATCATCCCAAAAAGTTAAAAAAGTAGTTGAAAAACTAAAAGAATCTAAGTCAGAACTTCATAATATTCATTTAACAGGTCATAGACCATGGGGGACATATACAGTGCTTGAAGATTCACCAGGTTATAAAATAAAAAGAATAGAAGTAAAACCTGGAAAACGTCTTTCATTACAAAAACATTTTTATAGAAATGAGCACTGGATAGTAGTTAGTGGTACTGCAACAGTAGAAGTAGAAGATAGGACTTTTTTAGTGCGTCCAAATGAAAGTACGTATATTAAGGCTGGTGAACTCCATAGACTTACTAATAAAGGAAAATCACCCTTAATACTTATAGAAGCACAAGTTGGTGAGTATACAGGTGAAGATGATATTGTTAGAGTTGATGATGACTATAAAAGGGACTTATATTGA
- a CDS encoding MarR family EPS-associated transcriptional regulator, with protein sequence MHQEEKELEVLRSLGKVTTQRTIADEIGYSVGKVNYILKKLIKKGLVKAEKFVNSKNKIQYKYLLTLQGVKEKIAITEKVIQIKKEEYDKLQQELEQYKKIQYD encoded by the coding sequence TTGCATCAAGAAGAGAAAGAACTTGAAGTTTTGAGAAGTTTAGGAAAAGTGACTACACAAAGGACTATAGCTGATGAAATTGGCTACAGTGTTGGAAAAGTTAACTATATTTTAAAAAAACTTATTAAAAAAGGGCTTGTTAAAGCTGAGAAGTTTGTAAACTCTAAAAATAAAATACAATACAAATACCTTTTAACTCTCCAAGGTGTCAAAGAAAAAATAGCAATAACAGAAAAGGTTATCCAGATCAAAAAAGAAGAATATGATAAACTTCAACAAGAACTAGAACAATACAAAAAGATACAATATGACTAA
- the cysC gene encoding adenylyl-sulfate kinase — MYKDTNKRSIVKGISWRFFATFTTVIIVYIFFGRLDLAIAAGMLESVAKVALYWAHERAWFKIKWGRKKIEPFNLWFTGLPLSGKTTIADAVYKELQKLDIPLERLDSKDIREIIPGVGFSREDRNRHMHRIGHLIKTLQNNSVSTVASFGSPYRESRKAIRKMVQNNIVVYVKANIETCKSRDYKGVYEKALKGELKHFSGINDVYEEPQHAEIVIDTDTTSVEKATQKIVEYIKKNNIK, encoded by the coding sequence ATGTATAAAGATACGAATAAGCGTTCAATTGTAAAGGGTATTAGCTGGCGTTTTTTTGCTACTTTTACTACTGTTATTATTGTCTATATTTTTTTTGGTAGGCTTGACCTGGCTATTGCAGCAGGTATGCTTGAAAGTGTGGCTAAAGTTGCACTTTACTGGGCGCATGAAAGAGCATGGTTTAAGATAAAATGGGGACGTAAAAAGATAGAACCATTTAATCTTTGGTTTACAGGTTTACCTTTGTCTGGAAAAACAACAATAGCTGATGCTGTCTATAAAGAGCTTCAAAAATTAGATATTCCTTTAGAAAGATTAGACTCTAAAGATATTCGTGAAATTATTCCCGGTGTAGGATTTAGTAGAGAAGATCGAAACCGTCATATGCATCGTATAGGACACTTGATCAAAACTTTACAAAATAATTCTGTTTCAACTGTTGCTTCATTTGGTTCACCATATCGAGAATCGCGTAAAGCAATTCGCAAGATGGTTCAAAACAATATTGTAGTATATGTAAAAGCTAATATAGAAACTTGTAAATCAAGAGATTACAAAGGTGTTTATGAAAAAGCATTAAAAGGTGAACTCAAACATTTCTCTGGAATTAATGATGTGTATGAAGAACCACAACATGCAGAGATTGTGATAGATACAGATACTACTTCTGTTGAAAAAGCGACACAAAAAATAGTTGAGTATATAAAAAAGAATAATATAAAATAA
- the cysN gene encoding sulfate adenylyltransferase subunit CysN, whose protein sequence is MAHQSDLIAENIEQYLREHENKEILRFITCGSVDDGKSTLIGRLLYDSKMIFEDQLSAIEKDSKKSGTTGDKIDLALLVDGLASEREQGITIDVAYRFFSTDKRKFIIADTPGHEQYTRNMATGASTADVAIILIDARQGVLTQTKRHSYISSLLGIKNIVVAINKMDLVDFSQERFEEIKADYERIIPNLPHYTDIDFQYIPISALDGDNIVLNSDKCTWYTDKSLMEILDTVTVNKKVNEHFRLPVQYVNRPHLNFRGFCGTISSGEIKVGDAITVLPSRKTSTVKSIISNEIKELRPKTKDESVETIERAFAPMSTTLTLEDEIDISRGDMIVKSSDIPEVSNKFSVMMVWMNEQPMTLNSNYIIKRATSVINGTFKTIEYKKDVNTFEEVDAHKLELNDIAKCTLSLDRKIAVDSYNDNRYTGSFIVIDRYTNNTVGAGMIASSIINESMDDEIFSREYTEAERALNEYIRTHFPEWECKEI, encoded by the coding sequence ATGGCACATCAATCAGACTTAATAGCAGAAAATATAGAGCAATACCTTAGAGAACATGAAAATAAAGAGATATTGCGTTTTATAACTTGTGGATCTGTAGATGATGGAAAAAGTACTTTAATTGGTCGTTTGTTATATGATTCAAAAATGATCTTTGAAGACCAACTGAGTGCAATTGAAAAAGATTCTAAAAAGAGTGGAACTACAGGTGATAAAATTGACTTAGCTCTTTTAGTGGATGGTTTAGCTTCAGAAAGAGAGCAGGGGATTACAATAGATGTAGCGTATCGTTTTTTTTCAACGGATAAAAGAAAATTTATTATTGCAGATACTCCTGGACATGAACAGTATACTCGTAATATGGCTACAGGTGCTTCAACTGCTGATGTAGCAATTATTTTAATTGATGCTCGTCAAGGTGTCTTAACACAAACTAAGAGACATTCTTACATATCATCATTACTTGGCATTAAAAATATTGTTGTTGCCATTAACAAGATGGACTTGGTTGATTTTAGTCAAGAGAGATTTGAAGAGATTAAAGCTGACTATGAGAGAATTATCCCAAATCTACCACACTATACTGATATCGATTTTCAATATATTCCTATCTCTGCTTTAGATGGTGATAATATTGTTTTAAATTCTGATAAATGTACTTGGTATACTGATAAATCATTGATGGAAATTTTAGATACAGTTACTGTAAATAAAAAAGTAAATGAACACTTTAGATTACCAGTTCAGTATGTCAACCGTCCACATTTGAATTTTAGAGGTTTTTGTGGGACTATTTCAAGTGGTGAGATAAAAGTTGGTGATGCAATTACAGTTCTTCCTTCGCGTAAAACATCCACAGTAAAATCAATTATATCAAATGAGATTAAAGAGCTCCGTCCAAAAACTAAAGATGAAAGTGTAGAGACTATTGAAAGAGCATTTGCTCCGATGTCTACTACACTTACACTTGAAGATGAGATCGATATTAGCCGTGGTGATATGATTGTAAAATCAAGTGATATTCCAGAAGTTTCAAATAAATTTAGTGTAATGATGGTTTGGATGAATGAACAACCAATGACATTAAACTCTAACTATATCATTAAACGTGCTACATCTGTAATTAATGGGACTTTTAAAACAATTGAATACAAAAAAGATGTTAATACTTTTGAGGAAGTAGATGCACACAAACTTGAACTTAACGATATAGCAAAGTGTACACTTTCATTAGATAGAAAAATAGCAGTAGATTCTTATAATGATAACCGTTATACAGGTAGCTTTATAGTAATTGATCGTTATACTAATAATACTGTAGGTGCAGGGATGATCGCTTCTTCTATTATCAATGAGTCCATGGATGATGAAATATTTTCAAGAGAATATACAGAAGCTGAACGTGCTTTAAATGAATATATTAGAACACACTTTCCTGAGTGGGAATGTAAAGAAATCTAA
- the cysD gene encoding sulfate adenylyltransferase subunit CysD gives MIKANRLTHLKQLEAESIHIMREVIAEFQNPAMLYSVGKDSSVMLHLLQKAFYPAPPPLPLVHVDTKWKFKEMIEFRDRRAKEVGMELIVYSNPKGEEMDISPFKHGSSLHTDVMKTEGLKQMLDIYKFDAVFGGARRDEEKSRAKERIYSFRNENHRWDPKNQRPELWNIYNGRHKKGESIRVFPLSNWTELDIWQYIYLEQIPIPELYFAKKRPVVEYMGTKIMVDDERMPEELRNTAKEEMVRFRTLGCYPLTGAISSEANTLPEIIQEMLLTTTSERQGRLIDSDGDASMEKKKQEGYF, from the coding sequence TTGATAAAAGCAAATAGATTAACTCATCTTAAACAACTAGAAGCAGAATCTATTCATATTATGCGTGAAGTTATAGCAGAGTTTCAAAATCCTGCTATGCTTTACTCTGTTGGAAAAGATTCTTCTGTGATGTTACATCTTCTTCAAAAAGCCTTTTATCCTGCTCCACCTCCATTACCATTAGTTCATGTAGATACTAAATGGAAATTTAAGGAGATGATAGAATTTCGTGATCGTCGTGCAAAAGAAGTTGGAATGGAACTTATTGTTTATTCTAATCCTAAAGGTGAGGAGATGGATATTTCACCTTTTAAACATGGGTCTTCATTACATACTGATGTAATGAAGACAGAAGGTCTCAAGCAAATGCTAGATATCTATAAATTTGATGCTGTTTTTGGTGGAGCTAGACGTGATGAAGAAAAGTCTCGTGCAAAAGAGCGTATTTATTCTTTTCGTAATGAGAACCATAGATGGGATCCAAAAAATCAAAGACCTGAACTTTGGAACATATACAATGGAAGACATAAAAAAGGTGAATCAATTAGAGTCTTTCCATTAAGTAACTGGACAGAACTTGATATATGGCAGTATATCTATTTAGAACAAATTCCTATTCCGGAGCTTTACTTTGCAAAAAAACGTCCTGTAGTTGAGTATATGGGTACAAAAATAATGGTAGACGATGAGCGTATGCCAGAAGAGTTGCGTAATACAGCTAAAGAAGAGATGGTACGTTTTAGAACACTTGGTTGTTATCCATTAACTGGTGCTATCAGTTCAGAAGCAAATACTCTTCCAGAGATTATACAAGAGATGCTTTTAACTACTACGAGTGAACGTCAAGGTCGTTTGATAGACAGTGATGGAGATGCAAGTATGGAGAAGAAAAAACAAGAGGGATATTTTTAA
- the cysC gene encoding adenylyl-sulfate kinase translates to MMKNIVWHNYQITKTDRSKHTNQKPCILWFTGLSGSGKSTIANALEKVLYHNGNFTYLLDGDNVRHGLNYDLGFDNKSRIENIRRVGEVSKLFVDSGLIVLTAFISPFASDRKLVRNLVEDTEFIEVFIDTPLEVCESRDPKGLYKKARAGKIKDFTGINSPYEVPTKADIYIKNDKISIENACQQIMNYLVEKEYVKWKGN, encoded by the coding sequence ATAATGAAAAATATAGTGTGGCATAATTATCAAATTACTAAAACTGACAGGTCAAAACATACTAACCAAAAGCCGTGTATCCTATGGTTTACAGGGCTTAGTGGTTCTGGAAAATCTACAATAGCAAATGCATTAGAAAAAGTTTTATATCATAATGGTAATTTTACATATCTGCTAGATGGGGATAATGTAAGACATGGTCTAAATTACGATTTAGGCTTTGATAATAAAAGCAGAATTGAAAATATTAGACGTGTTGGAGAAGTATCCAAACTGTTTGTTGATAGTGGTTTAATTGTATTAACTGCATTTATTTCACCATTTGCATCAGATAGAAAGCTTGTACGTAATCTTGTCGAAGATACAGAATTTATTGAAGTGTTTATAGATACCCCATTGGAAGTATGTGAATCTAGAGATCCAAAAGGACTTTATAAAAAAGCAAGAGCTGGAAAGATTAAGGATTTTACAGGTATAAACTCTCCATATGAAGTACCTACTAAAGCGGATATATATATTAAAAACGATAAAATTTCTATAGAAAATGCGTGTCAACAAATAATGAATTATTTAGTTGAAAAAGAATATGTAAAATGGAAGGGAAATTAA
- the cysQ gene encoding 3'(2'),5'-bisphosphate nucleotidase CysQ, translated as MSVTIDKIDLEKIIKIAEKAGKEIMEIYKKDFQVEYKDDKSPLTEADLASNKLICETLMELYPNIPIMSEENKQIEYEIRRNWEYYWCIDPIDGTKEFIKKNDEFTVNIALIHKNTPVLGVVYAPAICAMYSAKQGKGAYLNGKKLPLYINEKQGDKLYVVASKSHLSHETQQFIDNLNANEIEQVSKGSSLKLCMVAEGSADIYPRLAPTMEWDTAAADAIVREAGKMTYQFNSDIPVVYNKENLLNPWFVVK; from the coding sequence ATGAGCGTAACAATTGATAAAATAGACTTAGAAAAAATAATAAAAATTGCAGAAAAAGCTGGGAAAGAGATCATGGAGATATATAAGAAAGATTTTCAGGTTGAATATAAAGATGATAAATCCCCATTAACAGAAGCTGATTTAGCATCAAATAAGCTAATTTGTGAAACTTTAATGGAGTTATATCCAAATATTCCCATCATGTCAGAAGAAAACAAACAGATAGAGTATGAAATAAGGAGAAATTGGGAGTATTATTGGTGTATCGATCCCATTGATGGGACAAAAGAGTTTATCAAAAAAAATGATGAATTTACTGTAAATATTGCTTTGATTCATAAAAATACTCCAGTATTAGGTGTTGTATATGCACCAGCTATTTGTGCTATGTATAGTGCAAAACAGGGAAAAGGTGCTTATTTAAATGGTAAAAAACTTCCATTGTATATTAATGAAAAACAAGGTGATAAACTTTATGTAGTTGCTTCTAAATCTCATCTGTCACATGAAACTCAACAATTTATAGATAATCTTAATGCAAACGAGATAGAACAAGTTTCCAAAGGTAGCTCACTAAAGCTGTGTATGGTAGCGGAAGGAAGTGCAGATATATATCCTCGGCTTGCTCCAACGATGGAGTGGGATACAGCAGCTGCTGATGCTATAGTTAGAGAAGCAGGAAAAATGACGTATCAGTTTAATTCTGATATCCCTGTAGTCTACAACAAAGAAAATTTATTAAATCCTTGGTTTGTAGTGAAATAA